TAGTAATGAAAAGAATGATGGATGGtgaatgatgattgatgattgtAAGCTTGACAACCTTCTTACTTCTTAGCTATGAATAATCCCCTTCTTATTGCGAAAAGGACCGCAAGCCTGCTTCTAAATCCTCTAAAGTGATAGTCGTCAATTCGTCCGAATCCATACAATCAAAGCTGAGCCTAAGGTCCAAGTTTTCTCGAGCATTAACCAACATCGGATCAATCAAACCTCCATTCATCTCTTGTCTTTGCTTTACAGACGTTTCCCTCTCTATCAATTCCGCAATTGCATCCAAGTTGCACGAATTGTGTAGCCTAAACCCGTATAAAAGGCTACTTTCCGTTTGATTATTCATCTTTATGTAAGTGATATTGGCTAGGTCCTTTGAATTGAAATCATCAAAATGGAAAAACTTTGTCACCCTTCTGCAAAATCCTTCATTGGAATATATTACCCGTTTCATAGGCTCACTGTACCCAGCAAATATGACTACTATCTTCCCATTATCCATAACCGACATAATCTCCTCCAACGCTTCTAACCCATAATCCTTATCATCTGATTTCTGCATCGGTATAAGACGGTAGGCTTCATCTACAAAAAGAATTCCCCCTTCCGCTTCTTTAATCTGCCCCAAATGCAAAAACATTACGTTTATGGTAAGTTGTAATCCAGATTATTACTGTCGGAAACGATATCATAGAATAGTCGAAAGGGGAAAAAAGGGTCAGAAAAATACCACTTTCCTAGTCTTCGGCCCTGTGTGACCAACAAATTCACCAACCAAATCTGTTCTCTGCACTTCAGTTACTTTATCGGTGGGTAAAATTCCTACCATATATAACAACTTTCCGAGAATTCTAGCCACCATAGTTTTGCCTGTCATACAACAACAAATTATTCTATTGCATAAATAATCATTTGACAGGCAACAAAATCTAATTCCAGATAATATGTTCGCAATTTCAAAATCATGATAACCATGTGCCGGGCGAAATAATACAATAAAGTACTTCTTTTGCAGGAAATCTATACTTTATATAATTGCATAGCAGTTCTAGTGATAAGGAATATGCTTTACTATGATCAGATCATCTGTAATATCATTAGATCATATGATGTGTAGTCAGCTaataatttttaagttatttctttCAAGGACAAGTACAATGCTCGATGGCAGCTACCCAGAATGACAACTAATATGCTATAAAAGTCTACATTTTTAAAATTCGAATGCCGAGGACCGAAACACTCACCTGTCCCAGGATTGCCAAGAAATGCCATATGCGGTGCTCTACGAGCACCCACGTTTAGACCAAGAGCTCTACGCCTTTCATCAAGGAGCATTCCCCTAGCCCATTTTCTCAACTGCAACTTAAGGTCATGCAAACCCACAATGTTTTCCAGTTCACACTCAAGTTCATCCATCTTAGCTTTTGTCTGACCACAAGCTTCAAGAGCCCTTCGCTTCCTCTGCTCCTCAAGATACTGATTTAGTATCTTCCGCAATTTCTCACCTCCAGGACCTGGTGATAAATGGTTTAGAGGGGCCATGCCATCCTACATATCAACAATGTCATGTATTTgttacaaaaattaataaacttgATTACAATGATACATGAACAACAGAGAAATACGCAAAGCATGTGATCCGTGGACTCACATCATCCTTGGCAGTGCAATCAGCATTAAACTCGAGCAAGGTCTTCACTGTCGAGCAGTCATCTGAACGAAGTGAATGCCAAACAGCAAGATGCAAGGGTGTCATTCCATTCTGCACAGAACCAAGGAGAACTTTCAAACTTTAATTTATACAGGTTCATGCTTCAGCCACATTagcactatgtttggataacagttttgaaagaaagaaaaggaagggGAAGGAAGGGACGGGGAGGGGAAGTTGGTgtgttttccttccaaatctttaCAATATTAgacagcttttttttttttttaaatgtgagAGTTCCTCCTTTCAATTCCCTTCCCTCCATTTTCCACCTTCCCCTATTGATACCCAAGTGAGGGAAATGCAATCTCTCTATTagcactatgtttggataatagttttgaaaggaaaaaaaaggaagGGGAGGAAGGGGCGGGGATGGGATGTTGGTGTGTTTTCCTTCTAAATCTTTACAATATTAGGAGTTCCTCCGTTCAATTCCCTTCCCTCCATTTCCCCCTTCCCTTGTTGATTCCCACAAGTGCGAGAAATGCAATCCCTCTATTTCCGTCCATTACTttctatccaaacatagtataGGAGGGCAAAAGTTGCTTAGATGAAAGGTAGAAAAGAAAGCAAATTACATTGGCTTTGGCCTCTATGAAAGCACCATGAGAAAGAAGTAACTTAGCGGCTTCATTACAGCCATTCTTTGCGGCCATGTGTAATGGAGTCTCCCCATACTGCAAAAAAAATATCCTAAATATAAGGGAAATAGCAAAATTTTTCAACATCCTACAATCTATTCTTGCCACCATTGCACATTTTTTCAAAATGCAACTCATACCATATTCTTGGCTTCAAGCTCAACCTGTTCTCCTTCCTTCCCAGCAAGCAAAACTTTCACAATCTCAACATTGTTGTAACCAGCAGCAACATGAAGAGGAGTTTGTGCCATCTGTACTTGAAAGAGCAGCAAGACGATTAATAAGAGATAAAACCATAAAACTCAATGATAGAAACATAACTACATAAGTGATCACATTAACTTCAGAATTCAAACACATCAAAAGACCAACAGAGCGCATCTGCCCCCAAAAAGTACCACAAAACATTACGGAAGGCTTGTATTCAGTTAAGAGTAATTTTTAAGGGATTCAAAAAGGCCAAAATTGCCTCAAATCATAAATGTCACCAATTATACGGTGCATTCTGCCTAATTCTTACTAAACACAAAAACACAGCAAGAATGTGATCTTGTCTCTTAAACAAAGCCAATTGTCAGAATGCCTTCATCAAAATCCACACAGCTAGAACCCTTTATTGGTAGTTTAGCCTAATATAATTCAGCAATATGATTCCTCAAGAACCCAAAAGTTCAAAACTTTGCTCTTAGATCATCACAAAAAAACGCAGCTTCAAATTTTCCTAATAACCCCATTATTCCAACATTATATGCAAAAGAATAAGAACCTGGAACATGACTCTCAAATTCGCaactatttttttcttcttttctcatTGTGTGAAGAATTTAATATAGACCACTTCTTCTTAGATCCATACCATATTATTAGACAAATTCCAACAACTAGATTGGATAAAAGATAGACAATGAAATGAAGATCCAAACATCTAGAGATACAACAAAAACCCATCAAAGAATTGACATCAAGAACTTAAATTTAGCACAGTTAAGCTCGCACCACcaaagaaaacaacaaaaacagaTTCCCAGAAAGAAGAGAAGGGAGATCATTTCCcaatttcaacaaaattcaAAACTCATCTCCAATTTTCAATAAAACCCAAACCCATCTCccattttaaacaaaaatcaaaccaatttccaattacaacaaaataaaaaatccatTTGccaatttattcaaaaataaaaaaacctaaGAAAAAAGCAGAACCACAGAATTTAAAGATAGAGACAAGAAACATACAACAGGATTTCGTTCATTGAGAAGGGAAGGATTTTCTTTGAGCAATCTCTGAAGGCCATTAAGATCCCCAGACTGAGCAAAACCATGGATGGTTATAGGCTTAGAAGATCTAAACCGTTGATCCATAGCAGGcgccatttttctttttctaatattattagaattctcaattttaagtaatcaaaaaataaattcccaCAAAACCTCAGAATTTCTCTCTCCTAACCTGGGaaagagaggagagagaaagaatgAATataagaagaaggagaaggaagaaTGAAGAAAAGAAGCAGTGAAAGGAGATGGAAGGGGTGCTGAAATTTCTTGGCTTTTAGTAATATAACTTTTAGGATGTCCAAATCCACCATCGCAGTGcctatttttattaatagtcgGTAGTCCGCTGTCTATTTGTCTTTTTAGAACAGCTACACTTGATTTCTACTGGTTTTCTTTTTCATACTTCATGCTCTTGCAAACTAgtctttgtttgtttgttttttactACTCCGTACTTATTTAATTGTATCAAacacaaatttatttattttttaaaaagtggtaataaatgaaaagtGGAATTGAATTGTgtagaataataaaaagagggttaaaatatatagatgagattaaacGAAAATAATGAGttattgttcaaaaataaaaataatgcaaattaagtgggacggaccaaaatgaaaaataatgcaaattcaatGGGATGGAGGGAGTAATTTCTAATTTGTAATGATTTATACTTTTTCAGTTTCctattacttgcaacattacaagataatgtattattcatttaGTATCTTTAATTTCTATTAGTTTTTactctataagttaaaacatagttaagtgagatataagtgagatatattatttgattcgttACAATGCAAAgattttaatatcaaatttttataatttttttaaatataattaaagatattaagtattaaattaatGTGTTGGACTGCATGAAAAGTCAAAAGTTATAAGTACTTTggaataaagaaaatatatgttttaaagTCTAATCTACAAATGTTACttacattttaattatatttacatttttttcactttctcattaaattatactccctttGTTCCTTAATGAAATTCTCACAAATAAGTtcacaagaattaagaaaaatagaatattttagatattggatatatcattttttaaataataaatttgattgaaaaaaagtaagaattataaacattaacaaaaatattaaaacaaaagttcATGGAAAATATATGGGGACcccatttaataataaattgtttttataaagttagtgtgAAACTTGTGGGaaccataaggaatataaaaatgttaaattaaagTTGGTGAATGATATGTgaggaccataaacattattaaaatattaaaataaggatgcataaggttattttcgtaaaatttatgatattaataaaaagattCTTTGTAAGAACAAACAAATGAAACACCCAAAATAGCAAATGAAACTTCTTTAAGAGTCAGGgtagtaaaatattttaattaccaCTATTAAAAGAGAGAGTCGAGCAGATGATATTTGACTGGGGTTTCGTTCAGTTAGAGTTGCTcaaaattaacataataaatCGAAATTGAGTATGATCTGACCAACCCGAAATAACTTGAttgtacaaaataaattaattattaagatatttaaatgttgttaagaatcaaaattaattcattgaAACACTCGAATAGACTCATCTACTTTTGATCGCATTGTATTTAGATTCATTTATTTTCGAGTAGAGTTGTTTTCAATTTGGATTGAGCTCAAATAAACTTATGGGTCTAGGGATTGTTTAAAACAGTTTTGTGATTAGAACTAAACAAAAATGTATCAACAAAATACAATTATCTATCATCCATCATATGTGCACAAAAGACttgattatataaaaaataataacaatatattttTAGCTTGATACTGATTGTGATATTTTGTGATAAGAAATGTCATTTTCAATAGCAAACCCAAACGGACAGGTGAAGTATACGAAGAAAGTATTGAAAATATAGGTCTTTTCAAGGTCTTCTCAAGGTCTTCTCAATGCCTTCTCATGCATACAATCATCAACACACATtagtaataactaataaaaataatatatataacatttgTATGTGAGAAATGTGTTTAGGGTTATATTTAATTAGTGTTTGACAAGGAAATGTTTGATGTGATATGAACTTATTGTTGCATTAAGAAAGTTATTACCCGACATTCCCAAGTTAAAGTATACGGGATTTTTCCAAGGTTAATACACCAATCAAAAGTCATGTACACTCACTACCTGAAATCTGGAGCAAATACCAGTCTTAC
This genomic stretch from Amaranthus tricolor cultivar Red isolate AtriRed21 chromosome 9, ASM2621246v1, whole genome shotgun sequence harbors:
- the LOC130824594 gene encoding protein CfxQ homolog encodes the protein MAPAMDQRFRSSKPITIHGFAQSGDLNGLQRLLKENPSLLNERNPVMAQTPLHVAAGYNNVEIVKVLLAGKEGEQVELEAKNMYGETPLHMAAKNGCNEAAKLLLSHGAFIEAKANNGMTPLHLAVWHSLRSDDCSTVKTLLEFNADCTAKDDDGMAPLNHLSPGPGGEKLRKILNQYLEEQRKRRALEACGQTKAKMDELECELENIVGLHDLKLQLRKWARGMLLDERRRALGLNVGARRAPHMAFLGNPGTGKTMVARILGKLLYMVGILPTDKVTEVQRTDLVGEFVGHTGPKTRKVIKEAEGGILFVDEAYRLIPMQKSDDKDYGLEALEEIMSVMDNGKIVVIFAGYSEPMKRVIYSNEGFCRRVTKFFHFDDFNSKDLANITYIKMNNQTESSLLYGFRLHNSCNLDAIAELIERETSVKQRQEMNGGLIDPMLVNARENLDLRLSFDCMDSDELTTITLEDLEAGLRSFSQ